One Pecten maximus unplaced genomic scaffold, xPecMax1.1, whole genome shotgun sequence DNA segment encodes these proteins:
- the LOC117319500 gene encoding uncharacterized protein LOC117319500 produces MFKQRPLMTMVNGFLKMDSSLQKGQFPFRVKGQTTCMQHKGIQLEFYCEECEQLACIKCLSTVHKRHSLAGLAEITPQRKQDIHNFIVKTEDVDLVQVDQYITSTDTQLKENASSFDKLCDQIKSQNEKLKEELDLLSAHSLSLYKQMEEDNTKLLQTYKQDMEMYRTQLKQKVKECKKALQQNSVIEIHDARFEIGCPIKFPVKPTIGLVSFSPNKYPQIDLEKALGEVVISDQVLNHDLLDHGQSVPSFVRQGPSFKQRPEHNVNSEQRSGDITERSKEKKGAVRTTLLPQTKILREWNSPCDISSVCPTGNGTVWTSYYFSETLTLQDGKGDVIQKVQHKTINDLSLSPTTNTLWLSDEENSILEFESGRLLHRFSTDRRPRCICITASNHVIVGMTNRISKFTSEGKLSLTTLPTGTEESLICTPLRITECSVTHNISVVDSKGNSDDDERNKYVVAMDAEFKKLFVFDGKISDTYQQMSQPGDSPFDPRGLAYDHTGNLVIGDHSNKRVLLISGRGEFLRILHTDTNGTVDVSIDKFGDLWAVFGLNNIKLLQYYSV; encoded by the coding sequence ATGTTCAAACAACGTCCATTGATGACAATGGTGAACGGTTTTTTGAAAATGGATTCATCTCTGCAAAAAGGTCAGTTCCCTTTCcgtgtcaaaggtcaaacaacCTGTATGCAGCACAAGGGAATACAACTGGAATTTTATTGTGAAGAATGTGAACAACTCGCTTGTATCAAGTGTTTATCCACTGTGCATAAGAGGCATTCATTGGCTGGACTTGCTGAAATTACTCCTCAAAGGAAACAAgacattcataactttatagtCAAGACAGAGGATGTAGACCTCGTACAAGTTGACCAGTACATCACTTCTACTGATACACAACTGAAGGAAAACGCCAGCAGCTTTGACAAACTTTGCGATCAGATAAAGTCACAAAATGAGAAATTGAAAGAGGAACTTGACCTGCTGTCAGCTCATTCTTTATCGCTCTATAAACAAATGGAGGAGGATAATACCAAGCTACTACAAACGTACAAACAGGACATGGAAATGTACAGGACACAGCTGAAACAAAAAGTAAAGGAATGTAAGAAAGCACTCCAGCAGAACTCTGTTATCGAAATCCACGATGCAAGATTTGAGATTGGTTGTCCCATTAAATTTCCCGTAAAGCCTACCATAGGTCTTGTCAGTTTCAGTCCAAACAAATATCCTCAGATTGATCTGGAAAAAGCCCTGGGAGAGGTTGTCATCTCCGATCAAGTTCTGAATCATGATTTGTTAGATCATGGCCAGTCAGTTCCATCATTTGTTAGACAAGGGCCGTCATTTAAGCAGAGACCAGAACATAATGTCAATTCAGAACAGCGGTCAGGAGACATCACTGAGAGATCAAAGGAAAAAAAGGGAGCAGTCAGAACAACTCTTTTGCCCCAGACCAAAATATTACGGGAGTGGAATTCTCCTTGTGATATTTCTTCTGTGTGTCCAACCGGCAATGGTACAGTGTGGACCAGCTACTACTTCAGTGAGACTTTAACTCTCCAGGATGGAAAGGGTGATGTGATACAGAAGGTACAACACAAAACTATAAATGACTTGAGTCTGTCACCGACAACCAACACACTTTGGCTCAGTGATGAGGAAAACAGCATCCTAGAGTTTGAGTCAGGACGATTATTACACAGATTTAGTACCGATAGGAGACCAAGGTGTATCTGTATTACAGCCAGTAACCATGTTATTGTAGGAATGACCAATCGCATCTCAAAATTTACCTCAGAAGGTAAATTGTCACTTACTACATTGCCTACAGGGACTGAAGAGTCATTGATATGTACGCCATTGAGGATTACAGAGTGTTCTGTCACCCATAATATCTCTGTAGTTGATTCCAAGGGGAACAGTGATGACGATGAACGAAACAAGTATGTGGTTGCCATGGACGCGGAATTTAAAAAACTGTTTGTTTTTGATGGGAAAATATCTGATACATATCAGCAAATGTCACAGCCAGGAGATTCACCATTTGACCCTCGAGGCCTGGCGTATGACCATACGGGTAATCTTGTCATAGGAGACCACAGTAACAAACGTGTCCTTCTCATCAGTGGGCGTGGAGAGTTCCTCAGGATCTTACACACAGATACTAACGGTACAGTTGATGTTAGCATAGACAAGTTTGGAGACCTGTGGGCAGTGTTTGGTCTGAACAACATCAAGCTACTACAGTACTACAGTGTGTGA